A stretch of the Massilia sp. W12 genome encodes the following:
- a CDS encoding ABC transporter substrate-binding protein translates to MRRTGLFFCIGAPMNFSGKVCTRIFSAVVGLLAALPSFAENGVTERKIILGQSAAFSGPAAQLGIHMHAGASVYFENLNEDGGVHGRKIEIVTADDKYEAKLAEENTIKLIEKDQVFALFGYVGTPTSAAALPIFTKEKVPFFAPFTGAQLLREPFNRYIFNMRSSYYDETEHLVNHLVKNGMSKIAVFYQNDSYGMAGLKGVERAMEKMKVQLVAKSTVERNSVDVSKALRDILPRQPDVIIQISAYASCAAFIVEAKKQKYNGQFYNVSFVGSQALADTLAKSGPDYGPGVVISQVVPFPWSQATPVVAEYTKAMRKAKKEINFSSLEGYMAAKIFHEGLRRAGRELTREKLIRALESINSANYDVGGFAVNFSPSNHNASRYVDMTVIMPERRFAH, encoded by the coding sequence ATGCGTCGCACAGGACTGTTTTTTTGTATTGGAGCACCGATGAACTTTTCTGGAAAAGTTTGCACTCGCATTTTTTCTGCTGTAGTTGGTCTGTTGGCGGCCTTGCCGTCTTTTGCTGAAAATGGCGTTACTGAGCGAAAAATTATTCTTGGCCAGTCGGCCGCCTTCTCCGGCCCTGCCGCACAGTTGGGCATTCATATGCATGCCGGCGCTTCGGTCTATTTTGAGAATCTGAATGAAGATGGCGGCGTGCATGGCCGCAAGATTGAGATTGTCACTGCAGACGATAAGTACGAAGCGAAGTTGGCCGAAGAGAACACGATCAAGTTGATTGAAAAAGATCAAGTGTTTGCTTTATTCGGCTATGTGGGGACGCCCACCAGCGCCGCCGCATTGCCGATTTTCACGAAAGAAAAAGTGCCGTTTTTCGCACCCTTCACCGGGGCGCAATTGCTGCGCGAACCTTTCAACCGCTATATTTTCAATATGCGCTCCAGCTACTACGATGAAACAGAGCATCTGGTCAATCATCTGGTGAAAAATGGCATGAGCAAGATCGCCGTGTTCTATCAGAACGACTCCTACGGCATGGCCGGTTTGAAAGGGGTGGAGCGCGCCATGGAAAAAATGAAAGTCCAGCTGGTTGCTAAATCCACGGTGGAGCGCAACAGCGTGGATGTATCGAAAGCGCTGCGCGATATTTTGCCAAGGCAGCCGGATGTGATTATTCAAATCAGTGCTTACGCCTCTTGCGCGGCCTTCATCGTGGAAGCGAAAAAACAGAAATATAACGGTCAGTTTTACAATGTGTCCTTTGTCGGCAGCCAGGCGCTGGCCGACACCCTGGCTAAGAGCGGGCCGGACTATGGGCCGGGTGTGGTGATTTCCCAGGTTGTGCCTTTCCCCTGGAGCCAAGCCACGCCAGTGGTGGCGGAATACACCAAGGCCATGCGTAAGGCCAAGAAAGAGATTAATTTCTCCAGCCTGGAAGGCTATATGGCGGCAAAGATTTTCCACGAAGGTTTGCGCCGCGCCGGACGTGAATTGACCCGCGAAAAGTTGATCCGGGCCTTGGAATCGATCAACAGCGCCAATTATGATGTCGGCGGTTTTGCGGTGAATTTCTCACCCTCCAATCACAATGCTTCCCGTTATGTGGATATGACAGTCATCATGCCTGAGCGAAGATTTGCACATTGA